A section of the Neorhodopirellula lusitana genome encodes:
- a CDS encoding TIGR00730 family Rossman fold protein: MNRHLPDPKQKTGNLPTEAIGEDELHRPQPADDPISKIDSQDLYQVMRHTIDRLEKNETARGDLKILSRTLRELRYAFQVFRPYRKRRKVTIFGSARTQPDQPDYKSAVDLGRRMAAHGWMVITGAGGGIMEAGHKGAGRDASMGLNIMLPFEQGANEYIENDPKLVTLKYFFTRKLMFVKECSGVVCLPGGFGTLDEALETLTLLQTGKQTMIPLVLLDHPEGSYWKDLGKFFQNQLLKNGMISQEDGALFKITNSVDEAVDEMLTFYQVYHSMRYVRDRLVLRLRSPLSEEQLEIIQDKFADIVVKGKFELTGALPEESGEVDLAHLPRLVFHFNRRALGRLRMLINQINGHPVTSIETTFPE; the protein is encoded by the coding sequence ATGAATCGTCACCTGCCCGATCCGAAGCAAAAGACTGGAAATCTGCCAACCGAGGCCATCGGCGAAGATGAGTTGCACCGCCCGCAACCCGCCGACGATCCAATCTCTAAGATTGATTCGCAAGACTTGTATCAAGTCATGCGGCACACGATTGATCGACTCGAAAAAAACGAAACCGCTCGTGGCGACCTGAAGATTCTGTCGCGAACGCTTCGTGAACTGCGTTACGCGTTCCAGGTTTTTCGACCTTACCGTAAACGTCGAAAGGTCACGATTTTCGGTTCCGCGCGGACGCAACCTGATCAACCAGATTACAAGAGCGCCGTCGACCTGGGACGCCGCATGGCTGCTCACGGCTGGATGGTGATCACCGGTGCCGGGGGCGGGATCATGGAAGCGGGCCATAAAGGCGCCGGCCGCGACGCATCGATGGGACTGAACATCATGCTGCCTTTCGAACAAGGCGCCAACGAGTACATCGAAAACGACCCCAAACTGGTAACGCTGAAATACTTCTTCACCCGCAAACTGATGTTTGTCAAAGAATGCAGTGGTGTGGTTTGCTTGCCGGGTGGCTTTGGCACGCTCGACGAAGCCCTGGAAACACTGACGCTGCTGCAAACGGGCAAACAGACCATGATTCCACTGGTGCTTTTAGATCACCCCGAAGGAAGCTATTGGAAGGACCTCGGCAAGTTCTTTCAAAACCAGCTTTTAAAGAACGGGATGATCAGCCAGGAAGACGGGGCGTTATTCAAAATCACCAATTCCGTCGATGAAGCCGTCGATGAAATGCTGACCTTCTATCAGGTCTACCACTCAATGCGGTATGTGCGTGACCGGCTGGTTTTGCGGTTGCGATCGCCGTTATCAGAAGAGCAACTCGAAATTATCCAAGATAAGTTTGCCGACATCGTCGTCAAAGGAAAGTTTGAACTGACCGGCGCATTGCCCGAGGAATCCGGCGAGGTCGATCTCGCTCACCTTCCGCGTTTGGTTTTCCACTTCAATCGTCGCGCGCTTGGACGTTTAAGAATGTTGATCAACCAGATCAACGGCCATCCCGTTACCAGCATTGAAACGACCTTTCCCG